A portion of the Kribbella jejuensis genome contains these proteins:
- a CDS encoding LysR family transcriptional regulator ArgP, whose amino-acid sequence MQFDSVQLETFVAVLDEGSFDAAARRLSVTPSAVSQRIKALESRLGQVVVMRGKPARATAAGEALLRLARQVALLEVEAIAAVRGTVDAQRIPLAVNADSLNNWFLPAMLDLSRTHDARFLVHQEDEEHSAEYLRNGTVLAAVTADPRPVQGCRVVPLGKMRYLPLATPEYADRWLTGKPLPEALAEAPMVIFNEKDVLQHRLVSKVTRRKLDPPSHAIPASAPFHEAVRIGLGWGMIEDQVAGPELAAGRLVEVAPGKYVDVPLYWQHWKLESGILDALTAAVLRAATAGLRRPKR is encoded by the coding sequence ATGCAATTCGACTCCGTGCAGCTCGAGACCTTCGTGGCAGTCCTTGACGAGGGCAGCTTCGACGCGGCCGCGCGCCGTCTGAGCGTCACACCGTCCGCGGTGAGCCAACGAATCAAGGCGTTGGAGAGCCGTCTGGGTCAGGTCGTGGTGATGCGCGGCAAGCCCGCTCGGGCGACCGCGGCGGGGGAGGCGTTGCTCCGGCTCGCGCGTCAGGTCGCGTTGCTCGAGGTCGAGGCGATCGCCGCCGTCCGCGGTACGGTCGACGCGCAGCGGATCCCCCTCGCGGTGAACGCCGACTCGCTGAACAACTGGTTCCTGCCCGCGATGCTCGACCTGTCCCGGACGCACGACGCGCGGTTCCTGGTCCACCAGGAGGACGAGGAGCACTCCGCGGAGTACCTGCGCAACGGCACGGTGCTGGCCGCGGTCACGGCCGATCCGCGCCCGGTGCAGGGCTGTCGCGTCGTACCGCTCGGAAAGATGCGGTACCTCCCACTCGCCACCCCGGAGTACGCCGATCGCTGGCTGACCGGGAAACCGTTGCCGGAGGCCCTTGCCGAGGCGCCGATGGTGATCTTCAACGAGAAGGACGTGCTGCAGCACCGCCTGGTCAGCAAGGTCACGCGGCGCAAGCTGGATCCGCCGTCGCACGCGATCCCGGCGTCCGCGCCGTTCCACGAGGCGGTCCGGATCGGCCTCGGCTGGGGGATGATCGAGGATCAGGTGGCCGGCCCCGAGCTGGCCGCCGGCCGCCTGGTGGAGGTTGCCCCAGGCAAGTACGTCGACGTGCCGTTGTACTGGCAGCACTGGAAGCTCGAGTCCGGCATCCTCGACGCGCTCACAGCCGCCGTACTGCGAGCCGCCACGGCCGGCCTTCGCAGACCAAAGCGCTGA
- a CDS encoding SDR family oxidoreductase — protein MSSEEDGMQPLAGKVALVAGATRAAGRGIAVELGAAGATVYVTGRSTRARRSEMDRPETIEETAELVDKAGGRGIAVPVDHLDPAQVRALVERIEREQGALHILVNDIWGQHGEPEWDKTVWESDLDAGLRLLQLGVNTHVITAHYALPLLIKSPGGLVIEMTDGTNEFNAENYRVSFFYDVAKGAVSRVAFALAHELDKYDATAVLLTPGWLRSEAMLEAFGVREDNWQDATERIPHFAISESPSYVGRAVAALAADPDVRRWNGKSTSSGELAQLYNFTDLDGSRPDAWRYLTEVQQPGKPANTTGYR, from the coding sequence TTGAGTTCGGAGGAGGACGGGATGCAGCCGTTGGCGGGGAAGGTGGCGCTGGTCGCCGGGGCGACTCGGGCGGCGGGCCGGGGAATCGCGGTGGAGCTCGGCGCGGCCGGCGCGACCGTGTACGTGACCGGGCGGAGCACGCGGGCGCGACGATCCGAGATGGATCGCCCGGAGACGATCGAGGAAACGGCGGAGCTGGTCGACAAGGCCGGCGGGCGCGGGATCGCCGTACCGGTGGATCATCTGGATCCCGCGCAGGTCCGGGCGCTGGTCGAGCGGATCGAGCGCGAGCAGGGCGCGCTGCACATCCTGGTGAACGACATCTGGGGTCAACACGGCGAACCCGAGTGGGACAAGACCGTCTGGGAGAGCGACCTCGATGCGGGCCTGCGACTACTGCAGCTCGGGGTGAACACGCACGTGATCACAGCGCACTACGCGCTCCCGCTGCTGATCAAGTCGCCCGGCGGCCTGGTGATCGAGATGACCGACGGTACGAACGAGTTCAACGCGGAGAACTACCGCGTCTCGTTCTTCTACGACGTCGCGAAGGGCGCGGTCAGCCGGGTCGCGTTCGCGCTGGCGCACGAGCTGGACAAGTACGACGCAACCGCCGTACTCCTCACGCCCGGCTGGCTCCGCTCGGAGGCGATGCTGGAGGCCTTCGGCGTCCGCGAGGACAACTGGCAGGACGCCACCGAACGCATCCCGCACTTCGCGATCTCCGAAAGCCCGTCCTACGTCGGCCGAGCCGTAGCAGCCCTGGCAGCCGACCCCGACGTCCGCCGCTGGAACGGCAAATCCACCTCCAGCGGCGAACTGGCCCAGCTCTACAACTTCACCGACCTGGACGGCTCCCGCCCCGACGCCTGGCGCTACCTCACCGAAGTACAACAACCAGGCAAACCAGCCAACACCACCGGCTACCGCTAA
- a CDS encoding MBL fold metallo-hydrolase: MVEGSRVVLVDAGVGPAGGEAAEWLGVAGRLPGLLGRVGVEVAEVDAVVLTHVHLDHVGWASDGVRPLFPRAEYVVQRDELEYVRGGTTYTQRIRPIEEAGQLRVVTGETVLGGMRLVPTPGHTPGHQSVVTDRAILAGDVFVHPAQVRRPELTYVYERDPATAVTSRRDLLTLASTLGIPLAAAHPHPALSSTAEPVTSSGPGNTPCPPHNLQPNNTHRPAQAQCA; the protein is encoded by the coding sequence GTGGTTGAGGGGTCGCGGGTGGTGTTGGTGGATGCGGGGGTTGGGCCTGCGGGTGGGGAGGCGGCTGAGTGGCTGGGGGTTGCGGGGCGGTTGCCTGGGTTGTTGGGGCGGGTGGGGGTGGAGGTCGCGGAGGTGGATGCGGTCGTGTTGACGCATGTGCATCTGGATCACGTGGGGTGGGCGTCCGATGGGGTGCGGCCCTTGTTTCCGCGGGCGGAGTACGTGGTGCAGCGGGATGAGCTCGAGTACGTGCGTGGCGGGACGACGTACACGCAACGCATCCGGCCGATCGAGGAGGCCGGTCAGCTGCGGGTGGTGACGGGCGAAACGGTGCTTGGCGGGATGCGGCTGGTGCCGACGCCGGGTCACACGCCAGGGCATCAGTCGGTGGTCACGGACCGGGCGATCCTCGCCGGGGACGTGTTCGTGCACCCCGCGCAGGTCCGTCGGCCCGAGCTGACGTACGTCTACGAACGCGACCCCGCCACCGCAGTCACCTCCCGCCGTGACCTGCTGACGCTGGCCTCCACCCTCGGCATTCCACTAGCCGCCGCCCACCCCCACCCAGCCCTGTCCTCCACAGCCGAGCCAGTCACCTCATCAGGCCCCGGCAACACCCCCTGCCCACCCCACAACCTCCAGCCCAACAACACCCACAGACCCGCCCAGGCGCAGTGCGCTTAG
- a CDS encoding MFS transporter, which translates to MSARIIAVSALHDFIPLYPLYQLFFSDHGLSAAQISLLFVIWSATGFVLEVPSGAWADAYSRRKLLILGALISGLGYAAWITLPSFAGFALGFVLWGASSALISGTYEAFVYDELAARGRAEHYPTLLGRARSAALVTNLAATVVAAPLFDLGGYMLAGMVSVLSCLVEAFVAWTLPESRPVESAREADEPGAKAALANYVHMLRTGVSEVLTSRVVRRAVLLVALLGGFLGFDEYFPLLARETGAATGAIPLLIAGTVAAQAIGGALAGPLYRLRAATFAGGLAVTAVLIAVGALSGSPWGFLPIAIGYGVLQLVIVVSEARLQDAITGPARATVTSVSGLFAEVSAIAVYAGFAVGSVWFTMSILVAGLTIPVLLTAFVVPASLPAPRSSAAAEASEP; encoded by the coding sequence CTGTCGGCCCGGATCATCGCCGTCAGCGCGCTGCACGACTTCATCCCGCTGTATCCGCTGTACCAGCTGTTCTTCTCCGACCACGGGCTGTCGGCTGCGCAGATCTCGCTGCTGTTCGTGATCTGGTCCGCGACCGGATTCGTCCTCGAGGTCCCGTCCGGCGCGTGGGCTGATGCGTACTCGCGACGCAAGCTGCTGATCCTCGGTGCCTTGATCAGCGGACTCGGGTACGCCGCCTGGATCACGCTGCCCTCGTTCGCCGGCTTCGCGTTGGGCTTCGTCCTCTGGGGCGCCTCGTCCGCGTTGATCTCGGGTACGTACGAAGCCTTTGTGTACGACGAACTCGCCGCCCGGGGCCGCGCCGAGCACTACCCGACCCTGCTGGGTCGCGCCCGCTCCGCCGCCTTGGTGACGAACCTCGCGGCAACCGTTGTCGCGGCACCCCTGTTCGACCTCGGCGGCTACATGCTCGCCGGAATGGTGAGCGTACTGAGCTGCCTTGTCGAGGCATTCGTGGCGTGGACGTTGCCTGAGTCCCGGCCGGTGGAGAGCGCGCGGGAGGCGGACGAGCCCGGCGCCAAGGCCGCCCTCGCGAACTACGTGCACATGTTGCGGACCGGTGTGTCCGAGGTGTTGACCAGTCGCGTCGTACGGCGGGCGGTGCTGTTGGTCGCGCTGCTGGGTGGATTCCTCGGGTTCGACGAGTACTTCCCGCTGCTCGCCCGCGAGACCGGTGCCGCGACCGGAGCGATCCCGTTGCTGATCGCGGGAACCGTTGCGGCACAGGCGATCGGCGGCGCACTGGCCGGACCTCTGTACAGGTTGCGTGCGGCAACGTTTGCCGGCGGTCTGGCGGTCACGGCCGTGCTGATCGCTGTCGGTGCGCTGAGCGGATCGCCGTGGGGCTTCCTGCCGATCGCGATCGGGTACGGCGTACTGCAGCTCGTGATCGTGGTGTCCGAGGCGCGCCTGCAGGACGCGATCACCGGACCGGCGCGGGCGACCGTGACATCGGTTTCGGGACTGTTCGCGGAGGTGTCGGCGATCGCGGTGTACGCCGGGTTCGCGGTCGGGTCGGTGTGGTTCACGATGTCGATCCTGGTCGCGGGCCTGACGATCCCGGTGCTGCTGACCGCGTTCGTCGTACCTGCCTCGTTGCCCGCGCCACGTAGTTCGGCGGCTGCCGAAGCGTCCGAGCCCTAG
- a CDS encoding Abi family protein produces MVIDDPAAAAELLSVIGYYRLSGYWYPYRRQLGSRQRADQFVDGTKFSTVVRLYDADRRLKLHVLDAIERVEIALRVMIGFTLGKRGAYAHLSPANLDGQFTRSIRGRPSHYDDWLGRVLAGQARSSEDFVVHFQTKYDGRLPVWVVTEILDFGSTAHLYRGLKSADRAAIAVDLGILDERGAGNGHALGNWLRVLNYVRNICAHHSRLWNRHLVYQIAPRPLAAVPELRQLSGLQMTHNRIYSTLCVLAYLLQTVGRSDWVAELRQLVDQEIPACGRSLSEMGFPVGWEGCWPWT; encoded by the coding sequence ATGGTCATCGACGATCCCGCCGCAGCCGCCGAACTGCTGAGCGTGATCGGCTACTACCGATTGAGCGGCTATTGGTACCCGTACCGCCGGCAACTCGGCTCCCGACAACGCGCCGACCAGTTCGTCGACGGGACGAAGTTCTCCACGGTTGTCCGGCTGTACGACGCCGACCGGCGCCTCAAGCTGCATGTCCTGGACGCGATCGAGCGCGTCGAAATCGCGCTTCGCGTGATGATCGGCTTCACCTTGGGCAAGCGTGGGGCGTATGCGCACCTCTCCCCGGCGAACCTCGACGGCCAGTTCACGCGATCCATCCGAGGCCGACCCAGCCACTACGACGACTGGCTGGGCCGGGTCCTCGCGGGTCAGGCTCGCTCGTCCGAGGACTTCGTCGTTCATTTCCAGACGAAGTACGACGGCCGGCTGCCGGTGTGGGTGGTGACCGAGATCCTGGACTTCGGATCCACCGCACACTTGTACCGGGGGCTCAAGTCCGCCGACCGGGCGGCGATCGCCGTCGATCTCGGCATCCTTGACGAGCGTGGCGCAGGGAACGGTCACGCCCTCGGCAACTGGCTCCGGGTGCTCAACTACGTTCGCAACATCTGCGCTCATCATTCACGGTTGTGGAATCGGCACCTCGTCTACCAGATTGCGCCACGCCCACTTGCCGCCGTGCCGGAGTTACGTCAGCTGAGCGGCCTGCAGATGACGCACAATCGCATCTACTCGACGCTGTGCGTGCTGGCGTATCTCTTGCAGACGGTCGGCCGAAGTGACTGGGTTGCAGAGCTTCGTCAATTGGTAGATCAGGAGATTCCTGCCTGTGGGCGGAGCTTGTCTGAGATGGGGTTTCCGGTGGGGTGGGAGGGGTGTTGGCCGTGGACGTGA
- a CDS encoding TetR/AcrR family transcriptional regulator, giving the protein MVNVGNRSGRPRAGEERLSREAILLAALRIVDAEGIDALTMRRLAATLKVNPMSLYHHLPNKAAVLAGLAELVFAELELPDPGDSVPWDEQLKDAARAYRNGLRAHPNLALQVLSDPAAVSNVVVVTMEPFYRALDRAGLAPRQIFEAANTLIDFIHGFSLGETSVRGETFELAPDLLAQVRALPEDKAPTLTRIVNELGPDGLAYDFDSGFESGLSTLVAGFAR; this is encoded by the coding sequence ATGGTTAACGTCGGCAACCGTTCCGGACGACCGCGGGCGGGGGAGGAGCGGCTCAGCCGGGAGGCGATCCTGCTCGCCGCGCTGCGGATTGTCGACGCCGAGGGCATCGACGCGCTGACCATGCGCCGGCTCGCGGCGACGTTGAAGGTGAACCCGATGTCGCTGTACCACCACCTGCCGAACAAGGCCGCCGTCCTGGCCGGCCTCGCCGAGCTGGTCTTCGCCGAACTCGAGCTACCCGACCCCGGCGACAGCGTGCCCTGGGACGAGCAACTGAAGGACGCCGCCCGCGCCTACCGGAACGGCCTCCGCGCCCACCCGAACCTCGCACTCCAGGTGCTGTCCGACCCGGCGGCGGTGTCGAACGTCGTCGTGGTCACGATGGAGCCGTTCTACCGTGCCCTCGATCGTGCCGGCCTGGCCCCACGCCAGATCTTCGAGGCCGCGAACACGCTGATCGACTTCATCCACGGTTTCAGCCTCGGCGAGACGTCCGTCCGCGGTGAGACCTTCGAGCTCGCGCCCGATCTCCTGGCCCAGGTCCGCGCCCTCCCAGAGGACAAGGCGCCGACCCTGACCCGGATCGTCAACGAACTGGGACCGGACGGTCTCGCCTACGACTTCGACAGCGGCTTCGAGTCGGGCCTGTCCACCCTGGTGGCCGGCTTCGCGCGATAA
- a CDS encoding LysE/ArgO family amino acid transporter: protein MPYLAGFATALSLIVAIGAQNAFVLRQGLRREHVLPVVLTCALSDALLISSGILGLGALLTRSQLALDIAKWGGAAFLYTYAFLAARRAFNPSAITPTSNAPAALRTVVLACLGFTYLNPHVYLDTVVLLGSLANQRGTMGRWLYGLGAVTASFTWFFSLGFFSRKLTPTFARPRSWQYLDTAIALLMTTLATWMLLP, encoded by the coding sequence ATGCCCTACCTCGCCGGTTTCGCCACGGCACTGTCCCTGATCGTCGCGATCGGCGCCCAGAACGCATTCGTCCTCCGCCAAGGCCTCCGCCGCGAACACGTACTCCCGGTGGTACTGACCTGCGCTCTCTCGGACGCCCTGCTCATCTCCAGCGGCATCCTCGGCCTGGGCGCCCTCCTCACCCGCAGCCAACTCGCCCTGGACATCGCGAAGTGGGGCGGCGCCGCGTTCCTCTACACGTACGCCTTCCTCGCCGCGAGACGCGCCTTCAACCCCAGCGCCATAACCCCCACCAGCAATGCCCCCGCCGCCTTGCGCACTGTCGTCCTGGCCTGCCTGGGCTTCACGTACCTGAACCCGCACGTCTACCTCGACACCGTCGTCCTCCTAGGCTCCCTGGCCAACCAACGAGGCACCATGGGCCGCTGGCTCTACGGCCTAGGCGCAGTAACCGCCAGCTTCACCTGGTTCTTCTCCCTAGGCTTCTTTTCCCGCAAACTAACCCCCACCTTCGCCCGCCCCCGCTCCTGGCAATACCTGGACACAGCCATAGCCCTCCTAATGACAACCCTCGCCACCTGGATGCTCCTCCCCTGA
- a CDS encoding DMT family transporter: protein MRKQGALAAGAAAVTVVLWASAFVAIRHVGQGMSAGALSLGRLLVGSVVLGFFVFARRRRWPARADWKLLLVCGLLWFGVYNLALNEAERHLDAGTTAMLVNIGPLLIALLAGLFLHEGFPQRLVIGSLVAFGGVVVIGLSSSGGGTEVWGVVLCLVAAVAYAIGVVSQKPLLGRLPALEVTWLSCVIGAVACLPFGPALVREVRPSNVWWIVFLGAFPTAIAFTTWAYALARTTAGRMGATTYLVPPLAIALGWLLLGESPAPLAFGGGALCLVGVAISRYRAKPATRVDRPDSKPLSKS from the coding sequence ATGAGGAAACAGGGTGCGCTTGCAGCGGGCGCGGCGGCGGTGACCGTGGTGTTGTGGGCGTCGGCGTTCGTTGCGATCCGGCACGTCGGACAGGGGATGTCCGCCGGCGCGCTGTCGCTCGGGCGGTTGCTCGTCGGCAGCGTGGTGCTCGGGTTCTTCGTGTTCGCCCGCCGGCGGCGCTGGCCTGCTCGGGCGGACTGGAAATTGTTGCTCGTGTGCGGTCTGTTGTGGTTCGGCGTCTACAACCTGGCGCTGAACGAGGCCGAGCGGCATCTCGATGCGGGCACGACGGCGATGCTCGTGAACATCGGGCCGCTGCTGATCGCCTTGCTGGCTGGGCTCTTCCTGCATGAGGGATTCCCGCAACGGTTGGTGATCGGGAGTTTGGTCGCGTTCGGCGGCGTCGTCGTGATCGGGCTGTCGTCGTCCGGTGGTGGGACCGAGGTGTGGGGCGTGGTGCTGTGCTTGGTCGCGGCGGTGGCATACGCGATCGGTGTCGTGTCACAGAAGCCGCTGCTCGGGCGGCTTCCCGCGTTGGAGGTCACCTGGCTGTCCTGCGTGATCGGTGCGGTTGCTTGTTTGCCGTTCGGGCCTGCCCTGGTTCGCGAGGTGCGGCCGTCGAACGTTTGGTGGATCGTTTTTCTTGGCGCGTTTCCGACCGCGATCGCCTTTACTACTTGGGCTTACGCGTTGGCTCGGACCACCGCGGGGCGGATGGGCGCAACGACGTACCTGGTTCCGCCGCTGGCGATCGCGCTCGGGTGGCTGTTGCTCGGCGAGAGTCCGGCGCCGCTCGCGTTCGGCGGTGGTGCGTTGTGCCTGGTCGGCGTCGCGATCTCGCGTTATCGCGCGAAGCCGGCCACCAGGGTGGACAGGCCCGACTCGAAGCCGCTGTCGAAGTCGTAG